AAACAAGATACTCTCGATTTTTCGATTTTGCTTTTAGGATAGCCTTCTCTTTCCTGTTTTTCTAATTGTTTTAGAGCAAGGTCAAAATATTTTAGAGATTCAGTACTGTTATTTAGCTCTTTTAGTGAAATCGCCAATATTACATAACATTCATAAATTAGTCGTGTATTATTAGTTTTTATAAGTAATCTCAAAGCTTCTACAGCTTGTGTTTCACTTTCAGAAAAGATTCCGGCATCAAACAAAATTCCGGCTTTGTATAATTTTGTTCTGCCAATGTTTAGCGTATCTTTTATTTGAGAATATACTTTTTCAGATTGAGAATAGTAATTAAAAGCACTGTCCAATTGTGATTCTTCGTCATAATAATCTCCAAAATAATACAATGATTTTGCGATATGAGAATCGTCTTTTGCTTCGACAGATAAATTATGGACGTTTTTAACAACAATCAGAAATTTGCTGTATTTATCGATGCTATAATATTTACTTGCAATTTTGAAATAAAGATTTCTATTGATCGAATCGTTTTTATGTTCTAATAATTGATCGTAGAGTGTGTCAATTATTTTATCTTTTTCGTCATTTCCCGCTGATGAAGAATCAAGGTTTTTTAGAGCGATGGTAACATTTTTTTTTAATTCGTCAGTTTTGTGTGCATCTTCGCACGCTGTAATTTGAAAAAAAATAATTAGCAGTACTATTTTAAAGCTTGCTTTCAATTGTTTTGGACATAGTGGTTATACTTCCAAAAATAAATATTAATAACCAGATAATAATAGTATTATCTGGTTATTAATTAAAAAATCTTATCCTTGAGCTTTATCTTTATCATCCACGCCATCTAATAAAGGCTTAGCCGTAGTATTTGGGTTGGCTGGAGGAGTTACCTTAGTTTCTTTATTCAGAGCTTCAGTATTTGGTCCTTCAACACTGTCTGCAGTACAAGATGACATTAAAATAATTGCTGTTAAACAGCCGAAAGTAGTTATTAGTTTTTTCATTAGAAAATAGTTAAAAATTAGAAAATGGTTTATTTGGGCATTATCCACAACGGAATACCTTTTTTAAGAAAAGTCGGGAATTGACCATTCTGAAATATTAAAAATGACACTGCATAAAAGCAGATGTTCCCCCATTTTTAATACCAATTTTTAGAAGCTTCTTTGGTTTAAATCTGTTGCAAATTAAACGGTTATAAGAGACAGATTGTTGAATTTTAGGCACGTTATAGTGAGCCTGTTTACCAGAATAGTTTTAAGTAGAATCTGCGTGGTGAAATAGGAGTATTTGAAATTTCTGTTTTTAGAGAATTATAAAAAGACTAATCTTAAATATTGATTTTCCTGATTATTGCATCAACATTGTCTTTGTACGTCAATGAAAATGGCAATATTTCATTGTAATTAAGATAACATTTTGATTTGCTCAAATGTATTCTCGATACATGATTGATGTTTACGATGTAGCTTTTATGAATTCTAAGAAAATAAAATGGCAAAGTGCCTTCAAAATGTTTCAGCGTTTTATAGGCATTAACCGTTTTGCCGTTATCCATTTGAATATCAGTAGTATTATTGTCTGCTTTTAAATAAGTGATGTTTTGTAAATCAACAAATTGATAATCGCTATAAGATTTAATACAAATTGTAGAGACAACATTTGGAGGATTTCTTTTTTCGAATTTAAACAACATTTTCCCTAATTCGTGCAAATGCAAAGGTTCAATCATATAATCTGAAAATCCGGATTGTATGGCACTAAGCGCATAATCAGGCGTTGAAGCCAAGGCAATGAAATACGGAATGTAATCCAGATACTGAAATAACTCTGTTACGGTTTTAAAGAATGCATTAGCATCATTAGATTTAGCAGAAATGCGAAAAAATACCAATTGTGGTTTTATTTTTATAATTTGGTTTATCGCTGATTGACTATCTTTGACAACACCAGCGCAAAAATAATTAGGGAAATTGTCAAAGAGTTCCAAAGTTCCTTTGACATTA
This genomic window from Flavobacterium sp. 9 contains:
- a CDS encoding LytTR family DNA-binding domain-containing protein gives rise to the protein MRFSFLLIDDNATNVKGTLELFDNFPNYFCAGVVKDSQSAINQIIKIKPQLVFFRISAKSNDANAFFKTVTELFQYLDYIPYFIALASTPDYALSAIQSGFSDYMIEPLHLHELGKMLFKFEKRNPPNVVSTICIKSYSDYQFVDLQNITYLKADNNTTDIQMDNGKTVNAYKTLKHFEGTLPFYFLRIHKSYIVNINHVSRIHLSKSKCYLNYNEILPFSLTYKDNVDAIIRKINI